cctgaaaaaaaaaaaaaaaaatatatatatgaaacattccacgggggaaaaattatatataaaaacaaagatgaggtgacttactgaacgaaagcgctggcaggtcgatagacacacaaacatacacacaaaattcaagctttcgcaacaaactgttgcctcatcaggaaagagggaaggagaggggaagacgaaaggaagtgggttttaagggagagggtaaggagtcattccaatcccaggagcggaaagacttaccttagggggaaaaaaggacaggtatacactcgcacacacgaacatatccatccacacatacagacacaagcagacatgaaatatgtctgcttgtgtctgtatgtgtggatggatatgtgcgtgtgtgcgagtgtatacctgtccttttttccccctaaggtaagtctttccgctcccgggattggaatgactccttaccctctcccttaaaacccacttcctttcgtcttcccctctccttccctctttcctgatgaagcaacagtttgttgcgaaagcttgaattttgtgtgtatgtttgtgtttgtttgtgtgtctatcgacctgccagcactttcgttcggtaagtcacctcatctttgtttttatatatataatgttggggtttctcttttggtgctcaggtaaaataaaaacttttaattaacgttcataataTGACAATGACGCGCGCCGACTAAACGGCTGcctagcgcagctcagcagtaatatgggcaggcaagcaagttttcCGCAGCCTGCctgggttgggttctgcttggcttggctgggagtgaagcagcttgcccgttctgttgacaacgcgcggcggcctgcccgcctggccaccaggcaagcatgggcgggttaaaagcggaacatgtacaccactggttgtgtgtgtgtgtgtgtgtgtgtgtgtgtgtgtgtttgtgtgtgtaatacATCTAATGAAGGGAGTATTGCTTATTCTCTGTATTCTCTAGTCCATTTTTTTTAAGGCTATGGAGGCATCTAAAATCATTTGTCACAACATTTTTTGTCCCTTATTTGTATTGTTATTCCAGGCCAATCTTCTTGAACCTGTACCTCTTTCCTCCCTTAGGACTGAGCTAATTGATCAAAAACTTCCTTGATAGGCAGCGGGCATTGTGCATGTATAATCAGTTACATAATCATCAGAATGAGTGAATATAGactgatttttatgatattatgaaacaaaaataaggtaataatttttttcaaaaaatttgtgcCTGTAATATGGTAATGATAACTATTTtccagaataaaagtaactatggGTGTGATATCAGATGCTTCATGGGATAATAATTTGCAAACTGTGTACAACGAAGACTTTGAATATGTTATTCAATTCCATTTATGTGTAGTGTTATTTCTGTGAAGGTTTTGTGTATATAGTGAACTCTAGTTATTAATAGAATTTGGTTGCATACATGGTAgcatatgaaatatttaaaaatggtgacaGTTTGGCAATCTGATGGATGTGCATTGCAGAAATAAATTGCACTCCAGATTGTTCCATAAGCGTGATGGATGATCGGCCCTTGTTAATGAGCATTGCAGATGATGATGTAAATGGCCACTCTTTTGTGCCATTTTGGCACTAAAGTTTTTGTAAACTTCCCTGGAGGTTTTGACAGAACACTTCCAGTCTTAAACTCTTGACCGAACAGTTCACTACATATTCTGTATGAATTGTGCTTCTCACAACACTTGACAGTGAACACATACTGTTTTAGCATGAGTgcccttttgtgtttcattcaatTGGCTATTTAACACATATGCTCCTTCCAACCACTCAAATATATTAAAGTAGAAgagtgaaaggtatgtgctaaggtctcaTCAGGGGGTAGTTGCCGACATTGTGTTGATCAGTGAAGATACAACAGTTTGTTTCTAAAGATGTATAtcatgttaaaattttgtgtatttgtccCAAACTCTTTATCATAGAATCAATATATGATTATATTGCCTTGATTTACAGATCAAAATAATGTGTTTTACAGGTTATGGTGATACCATTGTGGCGTCCAATCCTTTCGATGACACTCCACCCCAGATGTCGTCGATGAGCATGAGTCACAGCCATCACGTCCACatgaatcaccaccaccaccaccatcacatggGTGGTCCTCCTATGGGAGGCATGAGTCCCATGGGCAACATGGGTGGGCCACCTATGGGCAGCAGTAGTCACATGAGTGGCCCACCGATGAACAACATGGgcagccacaccatgggaggaccCATCAGCAGTGGCCAGATGGGAGGTCCACCCATGAGCAGCGGTCCTCCGATGGGCAGTCCTATGAACAGCTGTCCTCCTATGGGAAGCCCCCTGAACAGCGGAACTATGGGTGGTCCCATGAGTACGAGTGGTCCTATTGGTAGTCCAATGAACAACATGGGTAGCACAATGATGAGTGGAAGTTCAATGGGCAGTCCAATGGGTGGCCCAATGGGAAGCCCAATGAGTGGTATGGGTGGTCCTACAATGAACAGTAGTCATATGAATAATGGTCCAATGGGTGGACCATTGAACAGCAGTCACTTAGGAGGTCCTTCCATGAACAACATGGGTGGTCCAATAGGTGGTCCACCAATGAACAGTAGTCCGTTAAGTGGTCCTCCAATGAACAGTAGTCCCATGGGTGGCCCAGCAATGAGCAATAGTCCTATGGGGGGACCTCCAATGAACAATGGACCAATGGGTGGCCCATCTATGAACAGTTTGTGTGGTCCGCCAATGAACAGTGGTCATATGGGAGGTGGCATGAACGTCACACCGATGAACAACATGGGCTCAATGAGTCCTATGAATCACCACCATTCTCCGCACCCTCATCCTATGGGAAACATGGGACCTATGGGTGCTATGAGTGGTAACATGGCCCCTAACATGCATCCCATGGGGATGCATGGACCATCACATCCACCGCATGGCTTCCCTGGACCTGGTATGGGGCCAAAGCCAATGCCAGTCTCAGCGGGAAAGGTAAGTACAGAGATAtctaaattttattgtaattaaatggatattttaattgtgtttttcattttgatctgttgttCTTTCTTAATAATGCTTGGTGCAGGTTTATTCTGCCTAGATGGACTGCAgaggtgtgcgtgcgtgcgtgtgtgtgtgtgtgtgtgtgtgtgtgtgtgtgtgtgtgtgtgtgtgtgtgtgttgatttaaCAACATGCGAGTTATATTGATCGTAggtatttatttattgattcatcTATTTTTTTCCCCTTCAAACTTGAGAAGGAACGGAGTGCTATAGTTGTATAAATATTACAGTTAGGAAACCTCACTCTTTCGCAGAGTGTGATTCAAATATTTGTAAAAGTAATTTCCAAGGCtagtttcagaaaataatgtgaGCTACTGGCAGACTGAATTACTGAACCAGTCTGTGAACCTTGTGCAGGTGACAGTTTTTTGTTTGGGAAAACCTGGGGTGAGGCCGGTTCCGTATCCAACGGACAGTACTTGGATGACAGGAGTAGACTCCTGGCTGAACACAGTTAGGTATCCACTTGTCAACATGTGTGTTCATGTATTTGGAGCTTTTTAATTAGTAATAAATTAGGTGGTCTTGTATAGAGCTGAAAGAATCAGATTAATGATAAAACTTGGTACAAGATGTGCCATATGAAAAGTGTCCAAATAATTGCTTGCTGCAGTAACATGTTTTTCTCTTAAATGACATAGAAATGCTTAAAAGGGCGTCTCCACAACTTCTGATATCCATTATTTTCTTAGGAAGGTCTGGAAAAGTAGAATTTTCCTGTTACCTTAATGTCTGTCACAGATGTATTATTTCCCACATTGTCTTCCCtggtttaaaattttttaagtCATTGTGTGACTTAAATTTACTGTTGGGACTTGTTCCTTAGCTTCTTCAGAAAGCAGTGCATATGGCTGTATTTCTAGTCTTTAGTTAAATTTGTCCATAGAAATACATTCTCCTTTTGTTTAGCATTTTCCACACTGAATGGTAAAATTGATGCAGCCAGGTTTGGAGGTTATtgtgatgctatttcagtgattaccaAAGCGAGTAAAACTTACAAGGAACTTAGCAGCATGAGCCCACTTGTCTTATAATGTTGCTTTCCCTCTGACCTTGATGTATGCCCCCATTCAGTCTGAAAAAGCACCGTAAAGTTTTTGCATCATCCCCTGAGGCAAGGTGGCCCACAAATTTTGTAACAGGTCCTTGATATACTGGACCGAGTTGACGTCAGAACAGGTACCGCATGCATTACATTGGAGCCAAATCTGGGTTTCTTTTTGGCCACAGGAGTACGTCAACAGTTCATAGACATGTCATGTAGAAGAATGTTGTCCTGTAGTAAACTGACATTTCAATAcaatcacatgagaggtaacacaagatgtaggatgtctgtgacgtacagttgtgccatcagagttccctcacttATCATCATCCTCATACCCAATGGGTCACCACGCTGTGATGGCAGGAGTAAAATTGCTGTGTTTCTCCAATTCATTGAAAGAATGGGACGTCTTTGCTGGTTGCCACCGTGTTCACTGACTAGAGTCGTCCTCAGTAGTGCAGAACTGCTATTCTTTACTGATCACAATGCGATGCTATTTGTCAGGAGTCCACAGGTGGGAACAGGTTATTATGTGTTTGGTGAATAATAACTCTGTCTGATGTGGTTAGACTGTATTGATCAGAACCTTGACAAGTATAATGCCCTTGTGATCCCATCTAATCTAACATCAGGACACTGTTGCAGCCAAGTgccctacaaatctggatattcCATGATTCGACCAGCCAACGAAATGGACACATACAATGACAGTCacttgctgataacactgtctcacatgagtatgaGGTATCTGcatgcccttcacagtgatcactcaatatctagTGCTGCTCATGCCCCTGTAGACAAACAGCAATCCCGGGTGTTAGAATAGGccggaggtattcctgcctgtcgtaagaggcgactaaaaggagtcccacatgtatcagcctttatgtgatggtcccctgttgggtttgacctccatttttcaaaattttcccgaagagcgagccaattggggaagggcgctttACATAGTGCACagtgtccatcatgcgctgagacctctTGCGTGCTTCTTTGGcatggatctgcacttccgctcattctccagctgttgggcgttgtcaccctcctgggtgcattttcctccatcctctgtgcagtatcgctttctgcactgtttatgataatggacttcttagcttgtttgcgcctgatatccagcacgtTAGTCAgactgttgtggtggggccaccatgtaccctgttggttgtagcccgctGGCCACACAGGGAtctgctctactgatgcctgcaccattaactccccatgtatgccaaggaggaGATGCCCATCACCCTGTGGCATCGGGaatcccagcaatggccatcctgtcaggtggcctttgctgcggctgggtggcgcctgtggggagggcccctggtcggagtgggtggcatcagggcagatgacacgccgTGAAGTGAAGTGTTGTATGTCATCTGtagctggtggtcaaacaccagcagtctctaagtggtctagtcctaacttcaatgctaagaaatacgaccccaaatcgtcccccaccccccacccacggCCGCATCATggaaggaacgccaggctaaggatggcagcgaagcttattcaccccGATACCTCGTATGAGAGTTggtggggaatctttcttgtcaatgaaatctcagttttttgtggatcatttagaggacaagtttgggaaggaggagggcttgtccaaaatgcagtcaggGTCGGTCTACATCAAAACAGCATCcgct
The nucleotide sequence above comes from Schistocerca piceifrons isolate TAMUIC-IGC-003096 chromosome 7, iqSchPice1.1, whole genome shotgun sequence. Encoded proteins:
- the LOC124804957 gene encoding protein pygopus, encoding MSHNIAGMAPFVSMPRGRNHMYFQGPGGEPQHIQRGPCFHDERNDKHLPNACGMPLGGLGPEFKPPVVGTVPDPPPPKKKRRSSNANTTPVVQAPPPMQDLLPPPLTGYGDTIVASNPFDDTPPQMSSMSMSHSHHVHMNHHHHHHHMGGPPMGGMSPMGNMGGPPMGSSSHMSGPPMNNMGSHTMGGPISSGQMGGPPMSSGPPMGSPMNSCPPMGSPLNSGTMGGPMSTSGPIGSPMNNMGSTMMSGSSMGSPMGGPMGSPMSGMGGPTMNSSHMNNGPMGGPLNSSHLGGPSMNNMGGPIGGPPMNSSPLSGPPMNSSPMGGPAMSNSPMGGPPMNNGPMGGPSMNSLCGPPMNSGHMGGGMNVTPMNNMGSMSPMNHHHSPHPHPMGNMGPMGAMSGNMAPNMHPMGMHGPSHPPHGFPGPGMGPKPMPVSAGKVYPPDQPMVFNPQNPNAPPIYPCGTCHKEVHDNDQAILCESGCNFWFHRVCTGLTETAYQLLTAEVYAEWVCDKCLTSKNIPLVKFKP